The following are from one region of the Capsicum annuum cultivar UCD-10X-F1 chromosome 1, UCD10Xv1.1, whole genome shotgun sequence genome:
- the LOC107852772 gene encoding uncharacterized protein LOC107852772 isoform X2, with product MSRRMPDGSSRPTFTHFSEHELPEYSDGTTAPKIPPSRGRGRSQQAGQAQSSDALARNTRQNRQPVVSSSSSSDEVVESSSSTSMSVPPEVAVKTSNPIPEEVPQQEDPKDIR from the exons ATGAGCCGTCGCATGCCTGATGGATCGTCGCGCCCCACCTTCACACATTTCTCAGAACATGAGTTACCAGAATACTCCGACG GTACTACGGCACCTAAAATACCACCATCTAGGGGCAGAGGTAGAAGCCAACAAGCCGGGCAAGCGCAAAGTTCTGATGCGCTGGCTCGAAACACTAGGCAAAATCGTCAACCGGTGGTTTCTTCATCCTCCTCATCTGACGAGGTAGTTGAAAGCAGCAGTAGCACCTCTATGTCAGTACCGCCGGAGGTAGCAGTCAAAACTTCTAACCCTATTCCAGAAGAAGTGCCTCAACAAGAGGATCCGAAAGACATTCGTTGA
- the LOC107852772 gene encoding uncharacterized protein LOC107852772 isoform X1, protein MSRRMPDGSSRPTFTHFSEHELPEYSDGRGTTAPKIPPSRGRGRSQQAGQAQSSDALARNTRQNRQPVVSSSSSSDEVVESSSSTSMSVPPEVAVKTSNPIPEEVPQQEDPKDIR, encoded by the exons ATGAGCCGTCGCATGCCTGATGGATCGTCGCGCCCCACCTTCACACATTTCTCAGAACATGAGTTACCAGAATACTCCGACGGTAGAG GTACTACGGCACCTAAAATACCACCATCTAGGGGCAGAGGTAGAAGCCAACAAGCCGGGCAAGCGCAAAGTTCTGATGCGCTGGCTCGAAACACTAGGCAAAATCGTCAACCGGTGGTTTCTTCATCCTCCTCATCTGACGAGGTAGTTGAAAGCAGCAGTAGCACCTCTATGTCAGTACCGCCGGAGGTAGCAGTCAAAACTTCTAACCCTATTCCAGAAGAAGTGCCTCAACAAGAGGATCCGAAAGACATTCGTTGA